The genomic interval GTTGTTGAGGAGGCCGAACTCGCGGTTGTTGATGAGCTCGTGCTCCTGGCGCTCGCGCAGCGCCTCGACCGTGAGCCGCAACTGCTGCTCGGTCTGGTTCATCGGCTGGTTGTAGAGGTCCGCGACGCGGCTGTGGACCTTCAGGACGGTCTGGGCGACGCTCAGTTCGTACTCGCGGGGCGCGGCGTCGTAGTCCACGTAGGTGTGCGGGACGACGGCCTCGCCGACGTGGCCCGCGGAGAGGTCGATCTCCGCCTCGCCGTACTTGTTGGTGCGCTGCTGCGGGACGGAGAGCAGACCGGCGAGATGGCTGCGCAGCGAATCCGAGCGTTCGGCGAGGTTCAGCACGTCCGCCCGCCGGAGCGTGAGCACCGTGCACGCGGTGACGGCGCGGGCCGTGTACTCCCAGACGGCGTCGCCCTCGATGAGGGAGTGGTCCCCGAAATAGGCCCCGTCCGCATGGACCCCGAGCACCGTCTCGTCCCCGTACGGGCCGGTGCCGACCTTCTCGACCTTGCCGTGCGCCAGCAGGTACACCCGGTCCGCCGCCTCGCCCGCCGTGGCCAGGAGCTGCCCGGCGGGGATCTCGCGCTGCTCGCACCTCCGGGCCAGCTCGGCGAGCGCCTCCTCGTCCCCGAAGTCCCTCAGCGCCGGAAGCTCCCCCAGCTCGGCGGGGATGACCGTCACCCGGTCCCCGGTCTGCACGAACGTGACCCGGCCGTCCCCGACCGAGTAGCTCAGCCGGCGGTTCACCCGGTACGTGCCGCCCTGCACCTGGACCCACGGCAGCATCTTCAGCAGCCACCGGGAGGTGATCTCCTGCATCTGCGGAGCGGACTTGGTGGTCGTCGCGAGGTTCCGCGCGGCCGCCGTGCCGAGACTCTGCTGCGGCGGCACCTGCGCGTTCTGAACCTCTTCACCAACGGACATCTGTCGTCCTCTCGATCTATCGGCTGACCTGCGGGAAGAACACTTCCAGCACGAGGACGGGGCACGCCATTACACAAAAGAGTGTGACTAATCGGGCTTTGGGCGGGGCACAACGCTGCGCGATGCCCACGCGACCCCTCCGCCATGCCCACCACCGGCTTTAATTTGCATCCGGAATGCCACTTACCTAATCTGGCCGCCATGCGGCTGACCAAGTTCACCGACGTCGCGCTGCGCGTTCTCATGCGCCTCGCCGTCGTGAAGCACGAGGAGCCGCCGACCACCCGCGAGGTGGCGGCGGTCATGCAGGTGCCGTACTCGCACACCGCGAAGGTCGTGGCCCGTCTCCAGCACCTCGGCCTGGTCGAGGCGCGACGGGGCCGGGGCGGCGGGCTCGCCCTCACCGAGGCGGGCCGGAACGCTTCGGTCGGCGCCCTCGTCCGCGAGCTGGAGGAGCCCGGCGACGTGGTCGACTGCGAGGGCGCCACCCCGTGTCCGCTGCGCGCGGCCTGCCGACTGCGCGGCGCCCTGCGCGAGGCACAGGAAGCCTTCTACGCCGCCCTGGACCCGCTCACCGTCGCGGAGTTGACCGCCGCGCCCACCGGTCCCCTGCTGATCGGCCTCGGCGCCGGTCCACCGCCCCGGGACTGACCCCCGCCGCACCGGGCCCCCGGCCCGGTGCCTACACTGCCGTTAAATGCGCATCTCAGATGCCAATTCAATATCCGAGGAGTCACCGATGCTCTCCGAGTCGTCCACCGCCACCGTCCGCGCCACCCTGCCCGCCGTCGGCGCGGCCATCGGGGACATCACCGACCTCTTCTACCGCAAGCTGTTCGCCGCCCACCCGGAGCTCCTGCGCGACCTGTTCAACCGGGGCAACCAGGCGTCCGGCGCCCAGCGCCAGGCGCTCGCCGGCTCCATCGCCGCCTTCGCGACCCAGCTGGTCGAGCGGCCCGACACCCGCCCCGACGTGATGCTGAGCCGGATCGCGCACAAGCACGCCTCGCTGGGGGTCACCCCGGCCCAGTACGACGTCGTCCACACCCACCTCTTCGCCGCGATAGCCGAGGTCCTGGGCGACGCGGTCACCCCCGAGGTCGCCGCCGCCTGGGACGAGGTCTACTGGCTGATGGCCAACGCCCTGATCGCCATCGAGGAGCGGCTGTACGCGGAGCAGGGCGTCGTCGCCGGCGACGTCTGGCGCGCGTGGGAGGTCGTCTCGCGCACCGAGGAGACCGACGACGTCGCCCGGTTCCGCATCCGCCCCGCCGACGGCTCGCCGGCCCCCGCCTTCCGCCCCGGCCAGTACGTCTCCGTACAGGTCGAACTCCCGGACGGCGCCCGTCAGATCCGCCAGTACAGCCTCTCCGGCGGGCCCGGCTCGGCGCTCCGCTCCATCACGGTCAAGCGGGTGCACGGCAACGACGCCCCGGACGGCGAGGTCTCCCGCCACCTGCACGCCGAGGTGCGCGCCGGTGACCGGCTCCGGGTCTCGGCCCCGTACGGCGACCTCGTACTGAAGTCCGACGAGGCCCCGCTGCTGCTCGCGTCCGCGGGCATCGGCTGCACCCCGATCCTGTCGATGCTGGAGCACCTCGCGGAGTCGGAGCACCGCGCCCCGGTCACCGTCGTGCACGGCGACCGCTCCCCCGCCGACCACGCGCTGCGCACCGACCACACCGCGCTCACGGCCAAACTGCCCGGCGCCGCCGCCCACTTCTGGTACGAGAACCCGGCGGACGGCCACCCCGCCGACCGCACCGGGCTCGTGGACCTGAGCGGCCTCACCGTCCTCCCGGGCACGCACGCCTACCTCTGCGGCCCGCTGCCCTTCATGCGCGCGGTCCGCACCCAGCTGCTCGCCAAGGGCGTCCCGGCCTCCGACATCCACTACGAGGTGTTCGGCCCCGACCTGTGGCTCGCCTCCTGAGCCAGGTCATGGCCGGATCGGCTCGCACACGATCCGAACAGGGCCCCGCCGTCGTCCCGCGGCCGGTCGGGGCCCTTCCGGCCGGGTAGAACCGCTCCTATACGCACAAAAGGAGCCGGTCATGTCCTCACCCATGTCCGCGAGCGCTTTTCTCGCCGCCCTCAAGAAGGAAGGGCTCACCGTCGTCGAGGTCGGCGACTGGCGCAGCCGCAACCGCAACCACAAGGGCCCTGGGGCCCGGTCAACGGGGTGATGATCCACCACTCCGTCACCAAGGGGACCGACGCCACCGTGAAGATGTGCCGCGACGGCCACCCCGACCTGCCGGGCCCGCTGTGCCACGGCGTCATCGCCAAGGACGGCCGGGTCCATCTGGTCGGCTACGGCAGGACCAACCACGCGGGCATGGGCGACGACGACGTCCTGCGCGCGGTCGTCGCGGAGAAGAAGCGCCTTCCCCACGACAACGAGGCCAACACCGACGGAAACCGGCACTTCTACGGCTTCGAGTGCGAGAACCTCGGCGACGGCAAGGACCCCTGGCCCGACGCCCAGCTCGAAGCGATCGAGAAGGTCGCGGCGGCCATCTGCCGCCACCACGGCTGGACCGCCCGGTCGGTCATCGGCCACCGCGAGTGGCAGCCCGGCAAGGTGGACCCGAAGGGCTTCTCGATGGGCGACCTGCGCGAACGCGTCCACGACCGCCTCAAGTGACCGGCGGGCGGCGACCGCCGCCACAATGGAGCACATGTCCGCCCCGTCCCCCGAGTCCCGGCTGCGCCCGCTGCTGCCCTCGCCCGTGCAGCCGGCCGACGACGAGCGCTTCGCCCGGCACGGGGTGACGCTGCTCCTCAAGCGCGACGACCTGATCCACCCGGATCTGCCGGGCAACAAATGGCGGAAACTCGCGCCCAATCTGGCGGCCGCCGCCGGGCGCCCCGTGCTCACCTTCGGCGGCGCGTACTCCAACCATCTGCGGGCCACCGCCGCCGCCGGCCGCCTCCTCGGATTCCGCACCATCGGGGTCGTACGCGGTGACGAGCTGGCCGACCGCCCCCTCAACCCCTCGCTCGCCCGGTGCGCCGCCGACGGCATGCGGCTGCACTTCGTGGACCGGGCGACCTACCGCGCCAAGACCGACCCGGCGGTCCTGGCCGGGCTGCTGGAGCTGTACGGGGACTGCGAGGTCGTCCCGGAGGGCGGCAGCAACGCCCTCGCGGCCCGGGGCTGCGCCGGACTCGGGCGCGAACTGCGGGGCGTGGCCGACGTGGCGGCGGTGGCCTGCGGCACCGGCGGCACCCTGGCCGGGCTCGCCGCCGGACTCGCGCCGGGGCAGCGCGCACTCGGCGTCCCGGTCCTGCGCGGCGGCTTCCTGGGCGAGGCGGTGCGGGGACTCCAGCGCCGGGCGTTCGGCGGTCCGGCGGGCGACTGGTGGCTGGACGAGCGGTTCCACTTCGGCGGCTACGCCCGTACGACACTTGAGCTGCACGCGTTCGCAAAGGATTTCGAGGACCGGCACGGGCTGCCCGTGGAGCGACTGTATGTGGCCAAAATGCTGTACGCGCTCACCGCGCTGGCCGAGGAGGGCGCCTTCCCCGCCGGGACCACCGTCGCTGCGGTGATCACCGGCCGACCGGACGAGGAGGCTCAGTCCTCCTCCCGGTAGGCCGCCGCCTCCTCCAGGTCCAGGCGGCGCAGCAGGGTCCGCATCATCTCGTCGTCGATCCTGCGCTCGTCCCGCAGCCGGACGAAGACCTCCCGCTCGGTCTCGATCATCTCGCCGGCCAGCCGCCGGTAGGTCTCGTCCGCCGACTCGCCGGTGACCGGGTTGGCCGCGCCAAGGCGTTCCCACACGGCGTTGCGGCGGCGCTCCAGAACGGTCCGGAGGCGGTCCGCCAGGGGCTCGGGCAGCCGGTTGCGCTCGTCGGTCAGCAGCTCGTCCAGGCGGGCCTCGGCGGCCGTGGACGCCTCGTTCTGGGCCTGCGCCTCGGCCAGGGTGTCGGCCTGCCGGTCCCGGCCCGGGAGCTTCAGTACGCGCACCAGGAGCGGCAGGGTGAGCCCCTGCACCACCAGCGTGCCGATGACGGTGGTGAACGTCAGGAACAGCACCAGGTTGCGGGCCGGGAAGGCCGCGCCGTCGGCGGTGACGAGCGGGACGGAGAAGGCGATGGCGAGCGAGACGACCCCGCGCATCCCGGCCCAGCCGACGATGAGCGGCGAGGTCCAGTCGGTGCCGGGCTCCCGCTCCCTGATCCGCCGCGACAGCCACCGGGGCAGATAGGTAGCCGGGTAGACCCAGACGAAGCGGACCACCACCACGGCCAGGAAGACCAGCACCGCGTATCCGAAGGCGTCCGCCACGGAGTACGTGCCGAGCCCCTTGAGGACGAACGGCAGCTGGAGGCCGATCAGCGCGAACACGGCCGACTCCAGGACGAAGGCGACCATCTTCCAGACGGCGGCCTCCTGGAGCCGGGTGGCGAAGTCGACCTGCCAGGACCGGTGGCCCAGGTACAGCGCGACGACGACCACGGCCAGCACCCCCGAGGCGTGCACGCGCTCGGCCGCCGCGTACGCCACGAACGGGATGAGGAGCGACAGGGTGTTCTGGAGCAGCGGCTCCCTGAGGTGGGTGCGCAGCCAGTGCAGCGGGACCATGAGCAGCAGGCCGACCCCGACACCCCCGACCGAGGCCAGCAGGAATTCCCGCGCCCCGCCGCCCCAGCTGATGCCCTCCCCGACGGCGGCGGCCAGCGCCACCTTGTACGCGGTGATCGCGGTGGCGTCGTTCACCAGGGACTCGCCCTGGAGGATCGTCGTGACACGCGCGGGCAGCCCCACCCGGCGGGCGATGGCGGCGGCGGTGACCGCGTCCGGCGGGGCGATCACGGCGCCGAGCACCAGCGCGGCGGTCAGCGGCAGATCGGGCACCAGCAGATAGGCCAGCCACCCCACCGCGACCGTCGCGAACAGCACGTAGCCCACCGAGAGCAGCGCCACGGGCCGCAGATTGGCCCGCAGGTCCAGGTAGGAGCTGTCCACGGCGGCCGTGTACAGCAGGGGCGGCAGCAGCAGGGGGAGCACGATGTGCGCGTCCAGGGTGTACGACGGCACCCCCGGCACGTACGAGGCGATCAGGCCGACGGCGACCAGGAGAAGCGGGGCCGGCACCGGGGTGCGGCGTGCGAGGCCCGCCGTCGCGGCGCTGCCCGCGACCAGCGCCACCAGGGGCAATGCGTCCATCTCATGATCCTCGCATCCGTCGTAACCTGGCCATCATGAGTGGTTGCCCGCACGTACCGGACCTGCCGCGCCCCGAACCCGCGCCCCTCGGTGAAACCTGTCCCGAGTGCCTGGCGGCCGGCACCCACCCCGTGCAGCTGCGGCTGTGTCTGAGCTGCGGCCATGTCGGCTGCTGCGACTCCTCGCCCGGACGGCACGCGACGGGGCACTTCGAGCAGACCGGCCATCCGGTCATGCGGAGCTTCGAACCGGGCGAGAAGTGGCGTTGGTGCTTTGTCGACGGTTCGATCGTCTGACGTCCGGGTACGTCAAACCGGCGCGCGTTGTTCGTAATTGAGCGACGCAGACCCCTAGGCACTGTGCGTACTCATGGACCTACCATGAGTGACAGCCGCCGGAGGGGGTTCCGGCGACACGGCATCATGGATCGCGATAGCGTCGCCGGACCGAAGAACCGAAGACGTACCGCATGGCTCCGGGCGTTCTCCCGGAACCTCGAATGAGTTTGTGCCACCTTGGAGGTGAGGGTGTCCCAGATCGCAGGCGAGCCCGGGAATCAGGACTTCGTAGAGGTCCGGCTGCCCGCTGCGGGTGCCTACCTGTCGGTGCTGCGCACGGCCACGGCCGGTCTCGCAGCACGCTTGGACTTCACTCTCGACGAGATCGAGGACCTTCGCATCGCGGTGGACGAGGCGTGCGCGATCCTGCTCCAGCAGGCCGTGCCCGGCTCCGTCCTGAGCTGCGTGTTCCGTCTCATCGACGATTCACTCGAGGTGACGGTCGCGGCCCCGACCACGGACGGCCGCGCCCCGGAGCGCGACACCTTCGCCTGGACGGTGCTCTCCGCGCTGGCCGGGAAGGTCGACTCCTCGGTCGCCGACGACCGTACGGTCAGCATCAGCCTGTACAAACAGCGCGGCGCGGGACCCGGGCCGGCGTGAGCAACGGGAACGGGGACGGTCCTGTGCGGGACGAGACGATCCGACCAGGGGTGGTGCGTGCGGCAGGCATCCCGGAGCAGCAGGCCCTGCCTCATCCGGTGGACGGGGCGGAGCTGCCCCGTGCGGTGGACGGGGCTGACGGGCCCGCCGGCATTACGGTCGCGGTGGAGCAGTCGCAGGCGGAGCGGGCAGGCCAGATGAGCGAGCACGGGCACCACGATCCAAACGACCGCAGCGAGGCGCGGGCGTTGTTCATCGAGCTGGGCAAGCTCGCCGACGGTTCGCCGGAGCGGGCCGAGCTGCGCAACCGGCTGGTGCGGATGCACCTGCCGCTGGTGGAGCACCTGGCCCGGCGCTTCCGCAATCGCGGGGAGCCGCTGGACGACCTGACCCAGGTCGCCACGATCGGGCTGATCAAGTCCGTCGACCGGTTCGACCCGGAGCGGGGCGTCGAGTTCTCGACGTACGCGACGCCGACGGTCGTCGGGGAGATCAAGCGCCACTTCCGCGACAAGGGCTGGGCGGTGCGGGTGCCGCGCCGCCTCCAGGAGCTGCGGCTGTCGCTGACCTCGGCGACCGCGGAGCTCTCCCAGCTGCACGGCCGTTCGCCCACGGTGCACGAGCTGGCGGAGCGGCTGGGGATCTCCGAGGAGGAGGTCCTGGAGGGCCTGGAGTCGGCCAACGCGTACAGCACGCTCTCGCTGGACGTGCCGGACACGGACGACGAGTCGCCGGCCGTGGCGGACACGCTGGGCTCCGAGGACGAGGCGCTGGAGGGCGTCGAGTACCGGGAGTCGTTGAAGCCGCTCCTGGAGGACCTGCCGCCGCGGGAGAAGCGGATCCTGCTGCTCCGTTTCTTCGGGAACATGACCCAGTCGCAGATCGCGCAGGAGGTCGGCATCTCGCAGATGCACGTCTCGCGGCTGCTGGCCCGCACGCTGGCACAGCTGCGCGAGCGGCTGCTCGTGGAGGAGTAGCGGGCGCGGTGACGCGGAAGAGGCCGCCGGGACGACCCGGCGGCCTCTTCGCGTACGGGGGAGCCGTCAGGCGTCCTCGGTCTTCGTGTCGGGCTCCGCGCCCGGCCTGCGGATGCCGAGGGCCTCGATGGTGGCGGGCCTGACCAGCTGGTAGAGCGCGGTCAGGGCGACGGCCGCGAGCACGATGCCGGCCGGGATCAGCGCGCCGTGGGAGCGCAGCAGCGTCCAGGCCACCGGCAGCGCGATGATCTGCGTGATGAGCGCGGGGCCCCGGCTCCAGCTGCGGCGCAGCAGCAGCCCGCGGGCGGCGAGGAGCGGGATCAGGCCGAGCGCGATGACGGTCAGCCCGCCCATCTCGGCCTGCTCGGGGCTGTCGGGCTTGCCCAGCAGGCCCATCACCAGCATGTAGATCCCGCCGATGACCAGGGCCGCGCCTTCGAGGCCGCTGAGCGCGGCCACCAGGGTGATCCTGGCCGGCTTCGCGGGCTCGGCCAGGGGCGAGGGCACGTTCTGCTGAGTACTCACCCTTGCAGGTTGGCATCCCGGGCCCGGCAAAGGAAAGCCGGGGTGGCGGGCGCCACCGGCGCACACCCGTGCCGTCACGGAGCGTGAGGCCCTGCTGCCAGGACTTCGGGGGTGTATCTCGCGGTAGGTAGGCTGGCAGTCATGCGCGCACTTCTTGTGGTCAATCCAGCCGCCACCACCACCAGTGCGCGGACCCGTGACGTGCTGATCCACGCGCTGGCGAGCGAGATGAAGCTGGAGGCCGTCTCCACGGAGTACCGCGGGCACGCCCGCGACCTGGGGCGGCGGGCCGCCGACAGTGACGACATCGACCTCGTGGTGGCGCTCGGCGGTGACGGCACGGTCAACGAGGTCGTCAACGGCCTGCTGCACCGGGGCCCCGACCTGGACCGCCTGCCGAAGCTGGCCGTGGTGCCCGGCGGCTCCACCAATGTCTTCGCGCGGGCCCTCGGACTGCCCAACGACGCGGTCGAGGCGACCGGCGCCATTCTGGACGCGCTGGCGAACCGGACCGAACGCACGGTCGGCCTCGGCCTCGCGGCGGGGACTCCGGGCACGGAGGACGAATCCGTGCCGGAGCGCTGGTTCACCTTCTGCGCCGGGCTCGGATTCGACGCCGGGGTGGTCGGCCGGGTCGAACAGCAACGGGAGCGCGGCAAACGTTCGACCCATGCCCTGTACGTGCGCCAGGTGCTCCGGCAATTCCTGGAGGAGCCGCACCGGAGACAGGGCGTGATAACGCTCGACGTGCCCGGCGAGGAGCCGGTCACCGATCTGGCGCTTTCCATAATCTGCAACACGTCGCCCTGGACGTATCTGGGGAACCGGCCGGTGTACGCGGCCCCGAAGGCGTCCTTCGACACCGCCCTGGACGTGCTGGGCCTGCGGAAACTCTCCACGGCGGCGGTCGGCCGCTACGCCACCCAGCTGCTCACGTCGAGCCCGGAGAAGGGCCCTCGGGGGAAGCACGCGGTTTCACGGCACGACCTCACGGACTTCACCTTGCATTCAAAGGTTCCACTGCCCTTCCAGATGGACGGTGACCACCTCGGGGTGCGTACGAGTGTGACGTTCACAGGCGTACGCCGTGCACTGCGTGTGATTGTGTGAGTGGAAGGGACCAAAGTCCTTTAACTCGAACGTTTGGACTGGCTTCCACCCTCTAGAAGTACGGCTGTGACCTAGCCGACACCGAGGAATCAAAAAAAACTTTCCTGAAGGGGTTGTATCCGCAGCCGAGGTTTGCGAATCTCTACATGGCGATCGGGACGGCCCGCAACAACGGCCTCCACTGAGAGCCAGAACCCCTCCTCACTTCACAGGACCACAACCAGTTCATCTGGGCGTCGGGCCTCCACCTGCGGGGGGATTCGTGAAAGCGTTCACATTCACAAGCCACAGTACGTAACACCAAGGAGAGGTAGCAGCCATGGACTGGCGTCACAACGCCGTTTGTCGTGAGGAAGACCCGGAGCTGTTCTTCCCCATCGGCAACACCGGTCCTGCGCTGCTGCAGATCGAGGAAGCCAAGGCCGTCTGCCGTCGCTGCCCCGTCATGGAGCAGTGCCTGCAGTGGGCGCTCGAGTCCGGCCAGGACTCCGGCGTCTGGGGTGGCCTCAGCGAGGACGAGCGCCGCGCAATGAAGCGCCGCGCCGCTCGCAACCGGGCGCGCAACGCCAGCGCCTGACCGACGCCACCGCTACGAACCTGAGCCAGGCGGCGCGTACAGCGCGTACGTACCACCCCGCCCCCGAGTCGCAGCGCGCAGTACCCCCGAAGCGCATGCTTGACCGAAGAGCCCGGACCGTTCACCAACGGTCCGGGCTCTTCGGTGTGTTCGGGCGGTCCGCGCTACTTCTCGCTGCGGACCGGGATGTCGAGGACCACCTGCGTCCCGCGCTCCGGCGCCGGCACCATGCCGAAGGTGCCGCCGAGTTCACCCTCGACCAGGGTGCGGACGATCTGGAGGCCGAGGTTGCCGGCCTTCTGCGGGTCGAACCCCTCGGGCAGACCGCAGCCGTCGTCCTGGACGGTGATGAGCAGCCGCCCCTCGGCGGGCGAGCCGCCCCGGACCGCCGAGACCTCGACGGTGCCCGACTCCGCGACGGAGAAGGCGTGTTCCAGGGCGTTCTGAAGGACCTCGGTGAGGACCATCGAGAGCGGCGTCGCGACCTCGGCGTCGAGTATCCCGAAGCGTCCCGTGCGGCGGCAGGTCACCTTGCCCGGCGAGATCTCCGCGACCATGGCGATCACCCGGTCCGCGATGTCGTCGAACTCCACCCGCTCGTCCAGATTCTGGGACAGCGTCTCGTGGACGATGGCGATCGAACCGACGCGCCGCACCGCCTCGTTGAGCGCCTCGCGGCCCTGCGGGGAGTCCATCCGGCGGGCCTGGAGGCGCAACAGGGCGGCGACCGTCTGGAGGTTGTTCTTCACCCGGTGGTGGATCTCCCGGATGGTGGCGTCCTTGGTGATCAACTCGCGCTCGCGGCGGCGCAGTTCCGTCACATCGCGCAGCAGGACCAGGGAGCCGATGCGGACACCCTTGGGCTTGAGCGGGATCGCGCGCAGCTGGATCACCCCGCCCGCGCACTCCACCTCGAACTCACGGGGGCGTAACCGCTGGCCATCTTGACCAGGGCCTCGTCCACCGGGCCCCGGGACGGGGCGAGTTCGGCGGTGATCTGGCCGAGGTGCTGGCCGACCAGGTCGGAGGCGAGGCCGAGGCGGTGGTACGCGGAGAGGCCGTTGGGGCTGGCGTACTGCACGACCCCGTCGGCGTCCAGCCGGACCAGGCCGTCGCCGACGCGCGGGGACGCGTCCATGTCCACCTGCTGGCCCGGGAAGGGGAAGGCCCCGGCGGCGATCATCTGGGCCAGGTCCGACGCGGACTGGAGGTAGGTCAGCTCCAGCCGGGACGGGGTGCGCACGGTGAGGAGGTTGGTGTTGCGCGCGATCACGCCGAGCACCCGGCCCTCCCTGCGTACGGGGATCGACTCGACCCGTACGGGCACCTCCTCGCGCCACTCGGGGTCGCCCTCGCGCACGATCCGGCCCTCGTCCAGGGCGGCGTCCAGGAGGGGGCGGCGGCCGCGCGGGACCAGGTGGCCGACCATGTCGTCCTGGTAGGAGGTCGGGCCGGTGTTGGGCCGCATCTGCGCGACGGAGACGTACCGCGTGCCGTCGCGGGTGGGGACCCACAGGACGAGGTCGGCGAAGGAGAGGTCGGAGAGCAACTGCCACTCCGAGACCAGCAGGTGGAGCCACTCGAGGTCGGTGTCGCTCAGGGCGGTGTGCTGGCGTACGAGGTCGTTCATGGAGGGCACGGGTGCGAGCGTACCCGTGGATGCGTACCGGTCCGAACCGGAAGCGCCGCCCGTACGTGAGGTGAACCGGGGGCCTACATTGGCACCGCGCATGGATGGACACGGCGCAGTGGTCTAGTCCACAATGCTTGAGGTAGAACCTCCGCTCTCCCCGCACAGGAGAGCGGACCGAGGTACCGCGCTCTCTGCCCTGACTGCGCCGGTGCCTCTCCCCCGGCCGGGGGCACCGCACACCGCCGGCCGAGCCGGCCGCCCGCGAGGGCGGCCCTACTCCGGGCTGCGGTGCTGGTCGGGCTGAGGG from Streptomyces drozdowiczii carries:
- a CDS encoding family 2B encapsulin nanocompartment shell protein, producing the protein MSVGEEVQNAQVPPQQSLGTAAARNLATTTKSAPQMQEITSRWLLKMLPWVQVQGGTYRVNRRLSYSVGDGRVTFVQTGDRVTVIPAELGELPALRDFGDEEALAELARRCEQREIPAGQLLATAGEAADRVYLLAHGKVEKVGTGPYGDETVLGVHADGAYFGDHSLIEGDAVWEYTARAVTACTVLTLRRADVLNLAERSDSLRSHLAGLLSVPQQRTNKYGEAEIDLSAGHVGEAVVPHTYVDYDAAPREYELSVAQTVLKVHSRVADLYNQPMNQTEQQLRLTVEALRERQEHELINNREFGLLNNCDYGQRLQPHDGVPSPDDMDELLSRRRGSKLFLAHPRAIAAFGRECNKRGLVPESVDIGGHHVPAWRGVPIFPCNKIPVSDARTTSIICMRTGEAEQGVIGLQQTGIPDEIEPSLSVRFMGIDEQAIISYLVTAYYSAAVLVPDALGVLENVEVSRWR
- a CDS encoding RrF2 family transcriptional regulator; amino-acid sequence: MRLTKFTDVALRVLMRLAVVKHEEPPTTREVAAVMQVPYSHTAKVVARLQHLGLVEARRGRGGGLALTEAGRNASVGALVRELEEPGDVVDCEGATPCPLRAACRLRGALREAQEAFYAALDPLTVAELTAAPTGPLLIGLGAGPPPRD
- a CDS encoding globin domain-containing protein, with the translated sequence MLSESSTATVRATLPAVGAAIGDITDLFYRKLFAAHPELLRDLFNRGNQASGAQRQALAGSIAAFATQLVERPDTRPDVMLSRIAHKHASLGVTPAQYDVVHTHLFAAIAEVLGDAVTPEVAAAWDEVYWLMANALIAIEERLYAEQGVVAGDVWRAWEVVSRTEETDDVARFRIRPADGSPAPAFRPGQYVSVQVELPDGARQIRQYSLSGGPGSALRSITVKRVHGNDAPDGEVSRHLHAEVRAGDRLRVSAPYGDLVLKSDEAPLLLASAGIGCTPILSMLEHLAESEHRAPVTVVHGDRSPADHALRTDHTALTAKLPGAAAHFWYENPADGHPADRTGLVDLSGLTVLPGTHAYLCGPLPFMRAVRTQLLAKGVPASDIHYEVFGPDLWLAS
- a CDS encoding 1-aminocyclopropane-1-carboxylate deaminase/D-cysteine desulfhydrase, whose amino-acid sequence is MSAPSPESRLRPLLPSPVQPADDERFARHGVTLLLKRDDLIHPDLPGNKWRKLAPNLAAAAGRPVLTFGGAYSNHLRATAAAGRLLGFRTIGVVRGDELADRPLNPSLARCAADGMRLHFVDRATYRAKTDPAVLAGLLELYGDCEVVPEGGSNALAARGCAGLGRELRGVADVAAVACGTGGTLAGLAAGLAPGQRALGVPVLRGGFLGEAVRGLQRRAFGGPAGDWWLDERFHFGGYARTTLELHAFAKDFEDRHGLPVERLYVAKMLYALTALAEEGAFPAGTTVAAVITGRPDEEAQSSSR
- a CDS encoding Na+/H+ antiporter, whose amino-acid sequence is MDALPLVALVAGSAATAGLARRTPVPAPLLLVAVGLIASYVPGVPSYTLDAHIVLPLLLPPLLYTAAVDSSYLDLRANLRPVALLSVGYVLFATVAVGWLAYLLVPDLPLTAALVLGAVIAPPDAVTAAAIARRVGLPARVTTILQGESLVNDATAITAYKVALAAAVGEGISWGGGAREFLLASVGGVGVGLLLMVPLHWLRTHLREPLLQNTLSLLIPFVAYAAAERVHASGVLAVVVVALYLGHRSWQVDFATRLQEAAVWKMVAFVLESAVFALIGLQLPFVLKGLGTYSVADAFGYAVLVFLAVVVVRFVWVYPATYLPRWLSRRIREREPGTDWTSPLIVGWAGMRGVVSLAIAFSVPLVTADGAAFPARNLVLFLTFTTVIGTLVVQGLTLPLLVRVLKLPGRDRQADTLAEAQAQNEASTAAEARLDELLTDERNRLPEPLADRLRTVLERRRNAVWERLGAANPVTGESADETYRRLAGEMIETEREVFVRLRDERRIDDEMMRTLLRRLDLEEAAAYREED
- a CDS encoding UBP-type zinc finger domain-containing protein; translated protein: MSGCPHVPDLPRPEPAPLGETCPECLAAGTHPVQLRLCLSCGHVGCCDSSPGRHATGHFEQTGHPVMRSFEPGEKWRWCFVDGSIV
- a CDS encoding anti-sigma regulatory factor; the encoded protein is MSQIAGEPGNQDFVEVRLPAAGAYLSVLRTATAGLAARLDFTLDEIEDLRIAVDEACAILLQQAVPGSVLSCVFRLIDDSLEVTVAAPTTDGRAPERDTFAWTVLSALAGKVDSSVADDRTVSISLYKQRGAGPGPA
- a CDS encoding RNA polymerase sigma factor SigF → MSNGNGDGPVRDETIRPGVVRAAGIPEQQALPHPVDGAELPRAVDGADGPAGITVAVEQSQAERAGQMSEHGHHDPNDRSEARALFIELGKLADGSPERAELRNRLVRMHLPLVEHLARRFRNRGEPLDDLTQVATIGLIKSVDRFDPERGVEFSTYATPTVVGEIKRHFRDKGWAVRVPRRLQELRLSLTSATAELSQLHGRSPTVHELAERLGISEEEVLEGLESANAYSTLSLDVPDTDDESPAVADTLGSEDEALEGVEYRESLKPLLEDLPPREKRILLLRFFGNMTQSQIAQEVGISQMHVSRLLARTLAQLRERLLVEE
- a CDS encoding diacylglycerol/lipid kinase family protein; the protein is MRALLVVNPAATTTSARTRDVLIHALASEMKLEAVSTEYRGHARDLGRRAADSDDIDLVVALGGDGTVNEVVNGLLHRGPDLDRLPKLAVVPGGSTNVFARALGLPNDAVEATGAILDALANRTERTVGLGLAAGTPGTEDESVPERWFTFCAGLGFDAGVVGRVEQQRERGKRSTHALYVRQVLRQFLEEPHRRQGVITLDVPGEEPVTDLALSIICNTSPWTYLGNRPVYAAPKASFDTALDVLGLRKLSTAAVGRYATQLLTSSPEKGPRGKHAVSRHDLTDFTLHSKVPLPFQMDGDHLGVRTSVTFTGVRRALRVIV
- a CDS encoding WhiB family transcriptional regulator, whose translation is MDWRHNAVCREEDPELFFPIGNTGPALLQIEEAKAVCRRCPVMEQCLQWALESGQDSGVWGGLSEDERRAMKRRAARNRARNASA